CTTATGATGGTCCATGTTATTATTATCGGTTTATTTATTGTATGAAGAATAATGTATCTTTTAGACTGCTATTGTCCTGGCTAGTTTAATCAGCGGATCCTGGGTCAGTAATTTTCTGTATCAGAGCAATAAAATAGTGATTCGGTGATCTTCAAATATTGTTTGATCTCAATGGTGTtaagaactaaaaaaaaaaaagttaatgcTGCTATCTTTCTTTCATTCAGTTCTCATATTAAGGTTAAATCTGGAAAGAGCACAGCCAGAGTTCAAATCATGATGAAATTATAACTTTCCTTTCAGCCTATTAGATTGTTGCTGTAGTGCCTGCTTTAACTCTTAAGCAAATGCAGACTGATATTTCAAGCTATTAGTCAAAATTGAGGGAGTTTTTCAAAGACAGCTAATTGCACCATAGCAGACACAAaatttacttgattctttcctgCTCATTATTTACATGATGCTTTCAAACCCATCTTGCTGGAGATTTTTAATCCAAACAAGCCAAGCTCacatgatatattattatttagcaATGTGTAATTTACTGCCTTTGCTTACGACCATGCAGCTGATTTGCACTCTGAATTGTgataatgtataaatattatggTTTGCATGATTTATATGTGGAAAATAATCTTATTTGTTCATGTGGTATATTAGGTTCTCGGATTTGGTGAGTATATTGAAGAGGTCTACGCAGCTTATGAACAACACAAGCTTGAGACTATGGTAATTGTCTACCTTTTTTGGTGCTCCTTGTGTGCCTCTGAATTTACCAAGATTTGCTTTGAAACTGGGTCATAGCTTTCAAATACTTGAAACCTTGTCAGGCAAGCCACTTGTTTAACCTCAGTTTTATTTTCCTCCCAGTGCTATAAATACTGAAAAAacacattttcttcttttattctgacacaaaaagaagaaaagaaagatgcaataattaaaaaaacctctgttaaattatattttgacacTGCTAGATCATCACATTTTTCTTAAAGCCTTTTCCTTGTGTTTTTATTTCCATGCATTCTGTGGTACCACTTAATTACTTCAATTGGGCAACTGCAGCATTGAGTCAGAAATAAGCGGAATTATGTTGGTTCACTTTATTGAACACAGTGCAAAGTATGTACCCTAATGTTTTTAGAACTGCCTTCCAGCAGGACTCTTTGAAAAGTGGCAAGTGGAGCAACGGGGCAGAGATGACGGAGGAAGAAGCCGTGGTTGAGCAGCAGAGAATGTTTGCCGAGGCACGTGCAAGAATGAATGGTGGTACCACCGCCCCTCCCAAACAACCAGACCTTAACCCAAGTTTAGAGAGCTAACCATAGGACTAATTTTCTTTAACCATAGGCAAGCAATCCTTAACTCTTCCTTTGTGCTTTTAGTCCCTTATATTAtgtagaaaggaaaaaaaaaatgcctttGTGAGTGCAGTGGCCTACGTGGATATGCACTTCAATTTGTACCTTATCTATGGATTGTGTCTATAAGTTAATGTAATTAGCAAGAGTTTGTCCAAGTTCTGCCCCTTTGAACTacatattaaacttaattaatagCTACATTCTGTTTCTGGGATGACAACATTCAAACCATTCATATGAAAgcaaaatgtttttttctttaacaaggAAACTTTATTTGATCGGATTATTTCTTCGAGACTAAataaattacatcaaataaagGAATCTCTAGATCGAAtaattgattttacaattttatataaagtaaATCATAATCCAAATTTATTATTGGTAGAATTTAAATTCATACTCTCATGTTTGaccctcttcttttttttcttctttttcatttaaactaaCCTTACTAGAAAGAATAATGTTTTTCTTGCTAATGGAAATGATATTTGCTAAATAAATCTACTCAGTGGTGTGGCAACCGCACTTTGAAAGGTTGATTGAGCAACATAGGATGGAAGTCTCTTGGCATGAGTGGGACCACTGTGATGGtacatattgaaattgattcAAAAGAGAGAATTTGAAAGGTCCCACAGACAATGAGGTGTCAGCTCGCAGGTAGCTGAAATGTAGATGAATCAGGTAACATTATTGAATGAGATAGatgaatggtttttttttttttttttgtaattgtgtTGATTTAAGAGCCTCCTTTGGACAAAACAACATTGGTACAGTCAAGGATTTATGAACATTGTGACTGATTGTGGGCATGCTGAATGTGAATAGAGAtgggttttggttttggtttttgtGTGGTTTGTTTGCAGTAGAAATGCTTTTAACTCTTTTGGGCTTTAGGTCAAAAGAGTCAGTCAAGCCAAATACAAAGAAAGTGAAATAGCACACACATTGTCCCCTTAGATTCCTTTCTTTTCCAATTGAAAGACACTCTCTTTCTCTGTCTTTGTCTCTCCCTCTCTACTCTTACTTCCTAAATCAGCTGGTGGGTCAGTCTATGTTTCTTTTGTCAGGATTCTCTGCCACTATATCAAAGAACTACATACAAAGAATTTAATGGTAATAGCCCCACAAGcaataaaagagaaagatacATTggtctcttttttttctctctttctctcagtCCCACTCTTACTCTTCTTGCCTTCTAAGTTCTTCCCAATTTTCATCTCCTCATAGATCAATGAAACCCAATATGGCTAGACCCTCTCAAGATTTCTCCTCCAAGAGACACTTTCATTGGACAAAAAAGGTTGGAAGTGATCATGAAGATGATGAAGCTCCAACCTTTAAGTCCtctgaagaagagaaaaaagaaaatacaaagaattatCCTTCTGCAGGTGCCATCCCTTCTCCAAAGAGGAAACTTCCGGCAGTTGCAGTTGCCAGGCTTAGAACTGTCCTTAGTGCATTCGGCAAGAGCCGACCAGGCTTGCCACTCGGCCTTGGCTCCCGAGTTGTGGGAACCCTTTTCGGCTCCCGGCGAGGCCATGTACATTTTTCATTCCAGAAGGATCCCAATTCCCCACCTGCCTTTCTTGTTGAACTTGCCACACCGATTAGTGGGTTGGTCAGGGAGATGGCTTCAGGGCTAGTTAGAATTGCACTAGAGTGTGATaaagagaaggaagaagaaaagaaagctgTGAGATTGCTGGAAGAGCCCATGTGGAGGACTTATTGTAACGGGAAAAAATGTGGCTTTGCAACAAAGAAGGAATATGGGGATAAGGAGCAGAAGATATTGAAGGCTGTGGAGCCAATTTCAACGGGTGCAGGAGTGTTGCCTGGGATTAATGGAGATGAAAATGGAAGTGGAGGTGATGGTGAACTCATGTACATGAGGGCTAAATTTGAGAGAATCGTGGGTTCAAGAGACTCTGAGGCTTTCTATATGATGAATCCTGATAGCCATGGAACTCCTGAACTTAGTATCTATTTACTTAGAATCTAATTTCACAGAAGTTCAAGGTTGAAGGTccaaaaaactcaattttcatGTTAAGCTAAGAGAGCTCTTCATCCATGGAAATGGAGGTCTAGCATCCTGCAaatttctggtttttttttttttaatcttttttttttcttatttttctttttgagaaaATGGGAAGTGAGTTTATTGTACTATGTTAGATTTAGCTGGAGGGGGGGCAATACGTTATAACCTTATGGTAGATGGGGGGTTCATGAAGGTGTGCATATGTATAgctttgtatttattattattatcattaatggTTTAATCAAGTTTAAGAGCCATTGAGTCTTGTGCAAATCATGATTAGTCTCTTCATTTGGGTTTCAATTTTCCATTATTTGCGGCTAGTGCCCAAGTTATTATTAAGACTAACCCACTATTACATCGTAAAGTACTTGCAAAATGTCAGTATATTTTTTGCCCAAATGATAGATTTGGTAGCAAAAGTTGGATTTCCAAACAAGAGAGTATGAATTCGAAACCCATTAATgacattcaaattaaacttttgatttatctgaTATTATGGTTGTGAGACTGATCATTGGACTCGAGATTAAATCAATCCCGAAAAGAGAGTGGTTCAACTTAAGTAAAAATTTTCGTTAatagaaaaaatcattttctcttaGAAGTCAAACAcaatattaaatcatatcaatattaaataatataacatgagTTTGAAACCCACTAgcgatataataaaattaaattcttggTTTACTTGATATAGTGATTATGAAATCAATCATTGAACTCAAGATTAAATTGACTCTAAAAAGAGAGAATAATCTGACTTAAATAAGAAttctttattaagaaaaaaaaagtcattttctcTCGGGTATTGAACACAATACTAAATCCCAtcaatattaaacattatattgTAATTTAGAAGCATCATTACAAATGAATTGGTATGAATGAACAATAATAATGTGCTTATGTagctaaaaaattcaaaagtttcaTACATGAAAACGTATTTGGATTTACTTTAATATATGAAATGAAGTAATTTTTTTGTGGGATAAAAAATGATTGAAGCAAATGATGTGTGGTTTTTGTGGGTTCTTCAAATGATTGTTCATGATTTTTAGCATAGGAGTCTCTCATGTTAAGTCCAAAATTCTTTAGGGTCTTACAAATTGTTGGTTCCCTTGATGAGTTTGGATACCGGGTtagtttggatttttatttttttcatataaagttTCAACATTTGGTCTTAAAGAGCCAGATGTCCTATCATTGCTTTTGGTGCATAATTCTGTGTGGACTGATCCcaagaaatttttattaaagccTAATCATAGAAGCCATatgatgtatgtatgtgtatatatataaaatttagatattaaaataatatattattatatgagtaaatattattttatttttaatttaaaattaattattaatatgatgatatgtcacctgaatatttaataaaactaagaatatatatatatatataaaatcgaAACAAAATTACATGTATCTATATACTAGAAATGTTATACGgacacataaattatattaaacttatggccaaatgactatttcccacctaaactatactgaaatctcaaagtttcctccattaactatgaaaatatcatttacccacctatgagcagttaaaattaatggtggtaaaggtaaaatcgttattttttctataatattaaaaataaactaaaatataatctattttgcccccctaaactttaacaactaaaattttcccccagcttaagttttaaaaaatgacagtttcaccctaggatttagttttgaaatctccggtgacattgccgacgacctctctctccgaaacatcctctcctttcgatgatctcttttctcccatttagATACCCGATCGACATCAGAGAAGCCTtgagagacgaagatgaagctgtcgtcttcatctgggaagacgaccagATTCTtaagaattcaacatagtttgggtgggaaataatcctttgccttaaacttattcatataaattaatataatattatatgatcgAGTCATTTTtatagtgaaaaaaataaataattatatcaattaatcaaatgttGTCATGacagtttgtatatataaattcatgtgatttgtttatacatatagttttattgtaatatgtCCAAATCATGAGAAAGATTTGGACTGTGTCCAATTTTTCGAttaacttttttcaattttgacaTTTGATTCTCTCATAGATTTTAAAAcgaaatgatattatatataattataataaatactaatttagatataaaaataatgtgtcattatgtgattgaatattattttatcttttattaaaaattatttaatcatatgatgatatatataaatatatatatatttatatacttaaaatagatatatatagttttattgatccGGTAACTCCCACCGAGTGCAAAAGTTAATGAGTTTATCCCTAAATGACATTTCTAACCTTTGGAAAAGTTTACAGTCATACTCTtacaagggtatttttgtcatcttACTAAAAGTTTATTGTTGTTCCCTGTAGGAGgctgcatatatatatttatatatatgtttttttttttttttttgcccttttcCAGACccaaaattgaactaaaatattAGCAATCTTGAACTCTGAATAACAAGGAAGCTCCTTTATAGAAAATTGAACCCTAAACCTCTATGTTGGAATCTAAACCATTAAATTAAGCTTAAAGCTTGAAATTCTAAATTTGTAACAATATACTAAATTACTATtgcccacctaaggtttgacgAAACTACAAGATAAcccattgaattttttaaatttaaatgcccattaaaaaaaactaatgatattaaaaaaattgaaaacaattatCCATGTCtaagtaaattaaaagtttaatattaaaatattttgaaaagagACTCAAATATATgtgtttttatacataaaatttactcttttatcacttaaactattATTTAAGACTAATCAAACGAAATTGTGGTCTAATAATATCTAATGTGTATTTCTtatccaaattatatttaatcaaaattgaaataatcgGTTATCATGCATAACCGTTGatataaacaagttcatatttcaacaaatataatattttataaaaaaatattttaatttacgttaatataaaatttgactAGATTGATTTGATAGTAGACCATCAGCAGGTCTTAGTCAAATTCGACCCGCCCATCCGGGTTTTAAAATCCTGTCTATAAGAAAAGaggaaacaaaagaaattcATGAAAAGGAGAAGGGGGAAGTGGTTAAGTAGCTAAAATGATATGGATTACAGGTGGGATGAAACCAAATCCGTTAAGATTACCATGCACAGAACTCGAGGCAGTGTTTTGATCATCTAGTAGTCATCCTCCTTCAAAAGATTCAAAAGTTGGATGCCATTGCCATACAGCCGTGTAAGTAGCAATatgctttatttattatattctctaCACAAATCCCTTAATGGGTGGATTCGGATcgaattaaactttgaatatcttttgatttgagtttggtttaagTTAATATGCCAAAATTAAACgtagttcaaatttgacttaactaaaaaatgattcaactcaagttttaattcaagttcatgactcaaatttataattcgaattcatttattaaattcaagactcatttattaataattatcaaaataatatcgttttgataattgtttgatataatttaaattaaatcacaaaccaaatttgaatcgaattagaTCATTTCTCAATTTACGGGCTAGATAGATTCAGATTATCTctagtttgaaaatttgttaaatactCTAGGACCTCCTAAACTTTCCAGACATATTTTAAGAatcaataaaactttgtatttacTTTTGGTGTATAATTTATGTACTCgtatgatgtatcatcatatgattgaataattttaaattaaaattgaaataatatctaattatataatgatatattatctgtatatataattatatataaaataaataaatacacataatattactcttttaattattataaaatttccatttataataattttgatttgtttttggaAAACATATCATTGTGTCGCAGGAGCCTGAGTTCCAAAACCGGTTGATGGGGTGTACTTCAAGCCTAATTCTGCCCCATCCCACATGCTTAGAAACAGTACGTAATTGTTTAGACTAATTGAgatcattattataataatccCAACACTTGATCAAATGATTCACTTGCAAGATTAAAGTTAGAGCATAATATGCAAAACAAACAAACTATATCTATCAGGTTTTCGTATCTGAttaattactcaaataatatatcattatataaattagataattttaaattgaatatatcaTCTGAAGGTATTCTAATTCCATAGAATCTACGTATATGTTATATAATCCACAAGATGTATGCAAAGATTATAAGAATATATGAAACATCATGCGCTCTGAATCCGTAAAATTCCCAAAATTACTTGCTCTTGAAACCTTtcttaataacatttttcaatgGATAAAGTTATACTATATGTGTTTTGAAAAGAGACTTAGACAATATTTAGTAGGTTATTAAACCCACATCGAAGGTTTAATAAGCCTTAAAAGTCACACTAATATTATCTATCCAGATCATAACTTTTATGTGTATTgaacttatctttattgattacttaaatttatatattgattgttATTCGATTAtccgattttattaaactaaaattataattattgttaacccatatgagaaaatattttaacatttaatattcaatcaaatactcaaaactgaatATACGTAATATTGTTCCATACTAAAAGAATAATGATGCAACCATACACTCACGGACTTGCAAGTTTGCATTTCTTGAATTTCATCATCAAACATTAATCATTCATCCCAATTAAGAtggaattttataaattatccCAActtcatcttttgttttttaatatatatatatatatatatatatatatatatatagatggaTTGCTTTAGATAgcttaattaaacaaaatcacGACACAACTAAAAGCCCAAATGCAGGCCTAATATTGAGACTTGGAGCCCATATTGAGAGTGCTTTTAGCAATTTATTTTTGCATTTCCTAATATTCATCCCGAGCAATACTTCCATGAGTCTTACTTAGGGGTGGCAAAGAGTCAGAACAGAACAGTTCGAGACCCAACTCGAACCCTCTCTTTCTAGCCTTGTAAAGGTATGACCCAAATTGTAATGGGTTAATTTAGACTCACAGGATGCCCAAATCATGTCACAGGCTTGGACTTCAAGCTTGTGGATCAATCtgacatatttaaaaaataaataaataaataaataaataaaataatgataaaaatataaatttttattagaaaaagaacattttatatttataaaaacgaGTTATATCCTTTGGATTAATCTTGCACATGTGAGacaactaaaatttaaatttggttggAATTTGATACTTgaatttttatctataataaacGAAAAAAGCTATTAGAATGTATTTTTTAAACGTGGGACATTTTTATAAAAGTACAAAGTGCAAAAGTGTtctacaaataaataatataattcacTAACTTCCTTCACCCTctatatataacaattatgcaaaatataagttttaaccAAATTCAATTATTGGTTGTCTCACATAAGGGAGATTAATTATGGGAACTTAACTCACctactataaataaatttgttttctttataatcgtaatttaatttttcaacatCTTTAATCTGATCATTTTATTCAAggataaatttgaatcgaattgagtctaaataagaatcaattaaagtttaattcaaacttagaactttgaatttgaattaattaaaatatgaataatgatGTCAGATAAGGTGACAGAGTTATCAAATTGGTAATCTTCGATCTTGGATTCATAAAGCTCTTGAAATTTATTTGGATTCATCTTCTTAAACCTTTTTTAAATGAAGACCTTCAATGAATAAAACCATTGTATTGGATTGGAAAGGGGTCTATAGCCAATATATAGAGGATTATTAAAACCTTTTATCAATAACCTTACTATACTGGTGTATAAAGTATACTGGACAATTATGAATGATCCCATAAAACTTATCGATAAACTTTTATTAGagtatttaattacttaattttattaattagaatagtgttatatacaattttgtatatgattttatacacaaacaatgatatgtctTTATATAATCggatagttaaaaaattaaagataacacccactcacatgatgatatattattatttatatataaaaattgtacatataattttattgtattaattactGCTAGTGATTTCTAACATTAATAATCAGaaatttttctatcatttcaatcaatttatcaaatcaaatcccaGGAGAAAATGTGCCTTATTcacataatatttaataatactatatatgcttattttaaatacaaaaatagatatatttatgtgtgttattatataattgaatattattttatttttaatataaaatgatctAATCACATGGCAACGAAcgaaattaaattctaaaatcagaaaaataaatacaaacataTACAATGATCtgttaaaaaaatcagaaacTAAGCTAATATAGAAAAGAATAACAGAGACAGTTCTTTTTCCTGGTTTCCAGTTAAACAGATAACAAGAAGTCAATCTTCTTTCTTCTGTCTTGAACTGCCATCTCAAGCTGAAAGAATATCTCGGGAAGAATATATATGGATGGCCAGCATTGTCTTCTCAGCTTTTACTCAACTGCAGCCTGCTACTTCTTTCCTCTTAGTAAGGTTTTTGACGAGCAAAACCCAGCTGAATGATGAATTGACAAAGACCGGAAACATGAGGAGGCAAACTTTATCAGTCACAGAATAAAGATTatatatgtacaaaaaataaagatgcCTTTTCATTTTTGATTTCTTACCTATTaaagagggaaagaaaagggaTGTCAATGAATCAGTGTACCTGAAGCAGCATTGAGGGGGCTGCAGCAGGTTTGGAAGTAATATGACTCCTTGTTTTTCTGCCATTCAATGTAGCAACTGATGGGCTGTTTGCTGTTGTTATGTCCCAAAAGCTTCGTTTTTTAGCTGTTGGCACTGGTGAACAAAATCGATGACTAGGGCTCTTTAAGTCCCCTGTCCTTGTTTCCTTAGGCTGCAAGCTAGCCTTTGTTACTGCCACTGTCCTCTTTGCCACTTCTGTTTTTCTTTGTTCTGATGGTTTTTCGTTCTTCCGTAAAAGCACACAGATAAGATCATCCTTATGCTTTATCTGCAAAGCATGATCTTTCTTCATCCTCTCAATTTCTGCTTCTGTGCCTTAACATTCAGCTGAAGCTCTCTAACTGCTGCTGTGCTCCTTTCCTCTTAAATTCTAGTGTAAAGCAACTCCCATTTAAGAAAGATGAtctgggttttcttttttcattttgttgggCTGTAGATGGAGTTAAGAGAGAGGAGACGGATTAAGGGGCTGGAGAAGTATTTGCAGCTAAGGATTGTGCTTGAAGGGTTAGCAACTTTTGCTGCTGGCGTGCTGTTTGAACTCGCAATTCTCGATTCTCCTTCTGCAGTTCAAGCAGTAGCTTGGCTTGATCAATTTCGGATTCAGGTACTTGAAGTAGTTCTTCATTTGCCTCAGCTGCCTGAAATTGTGGTTGATAGGTTAAGACTGAAGTAAATTTTGAGGAAGATGGCATGCCAAGGTTGTTGAATGAAAAGTTCAAGATGAGCATTTGGCATTAATAAGAAGTAACAAGATGAAATTTGTCACAGTGATTACAATAAAATTGAACAATGAAAGTTTTAGAGATGAACCTTGTTTCGGATTTCCTTGGCTCGATCAGCCCAATTCAGGGTGTTTTGAGTTTCACCGAATGAAAGATTGCATGGACTAATGTTAGCAATCATTACAGTGTTACAAGCTCCCCCTAATGAATCCTTGAGTAGTTGAGTAAGCTTCGAATTCCGATATGGTATGTGTTTCTTACCCTCAACAAGAGCATTGAAGCAGCTGGTCAGTGCAAGGAGTGATCGATTTATGTTGGCACCCTCAATTGATCTGACTGTTCTCGGATCAGTTGCAAGCGCTCTTTCTGACCCAGCAAGATCAATTAGTGAAAGCTTTCCAACTCTTTTGACAATGTTCATAGAAGCATCTTTAACTCTGTATTCAACTACAACCTAATGGAAAACAGcacaaaatcttaaaataaaagatgaaataggaaaatgaataattaattacagTTTACAAGTTTATATACCAAATAGGGAGACAAGATCCATCAGCACCTGCAGAATG
This sequence is a window from Mangifera indica cultivar Alphonso chromosome 20, CATAS_Mindica_2.1, whole genome shotgun sequence. Protein-coding genes within it:
- the LOC123204133 gene encoding protein MIZU-KUSSEI 1-like yields the protein MKPNMARPSQDFSSKRHFHWTKKVGSDHEDDEAPTFKSSEEEKKENTKNYPSAGAIPSPKRKLPAVAVARLRTVLSAFGKSRPGLPLGLGSRVVGTLFGSRRGHVHFSFQKDPNSPPAFLVELATPISGLVREMASGLVRIALECDKEKEEEKKAVRLLEEPMWRTYCNGKKCGFATKKEYGDKEQKILKAVEPISTGAGVLPGINGDENGSGGDGELMYMRAKFERIVGSRDSEAFYMMNPDSHGTPELSIYLLRI